From the Macaca nemestrina isolate mMacNem1 chromosome 7, mMacNem.hap1, whole genome shotgun sequence genome, the window CGGGTGGTCTTCGAGGCCATCCTCCAGTGGGTGAAGCACGACCTGGAGCCGCGGAAGGCCCACCTGCCCGAGCTCCTCCGCAGCGTGCGCCTGGCCTTGCTGccgtctgactgcctgcaggagGCCGTCTCCAGCGAGGCACTTCTCATGGCGGACGAGCGCACCAAGCTTATCATAGACGAGGCCCTGCGCTGCAAGACCAGGATCCTGCAGAATGACGGCGTGGTCAccagcccctgtgcccggccacGCAAAGCAGGCCACACGCTGCTCATCCTGGGGGGCCAGACCTTCATGTGTGACAAGATCTACCAGGTGGACCACAAGGCCAAGGAGATCATCCCCAAGGCCGACCTGCCCAGCCCCCGGAAGGAGTTCAGCGCCTCAGCGATCGGCTGCAAGGTCTATGTGACAGGGGGCAGGGGCTCCGAGAACGGGGTCTCCAAGGACGTCTGGGTGTATGACACCGTACATGAGGAATGGTCCAAGGCGGCGCCCATGCTGATTGCCCGCTTTGGCCATGGCTCAGCGGAGCTGGAGAACTGCCTGTATGTGGTGGGGGGACATACTTCTCTGGCAGGCGTCTTCCCAGCCTCCCCTTCTGTCTCCCTGAAACAAGTGGAGAAATACGACCCTGGGGCCAACAAGTGGATGATGGTGGCCCCCTTGAGGGATGGCGTCAGCAATGCCGCAGTAGTGAGTGCCAAGCTGAAGCTCTTTGTGTTTGGAGGAACCAGCATCCACCGGGACATGGTGTCCAAGGTCCAGTGCTATGACCCCGCGGAGAACAGGTGGACGATCAAGGCTGAGTGCCCCCAGCCGTGGCGGTACACAGCCGCTGCCGTCCTGGGCAGCCAGATCTTCATCATGGGAGGTGACACGGAATTCACGGCTGCCTCGGCCTACCGCTTTGACTGTGAGACCAACCAGTGGACACGGATTGGGGACATGACCGCCAAGCGCATGTCCTGCCATGCCCTGGCGTCCGGCAACAAGCTCTATGTGGTTGGGGGCTACTTTGGGACCCAGAGGTGTAAGACTCTGGACTGCTATGACCCCACTTCAGATACATGGAACTGCATCACCACAGTGCCCTACTCACTTATCCCCACGGCCTTTGTCAGCACCTGGAAGCACCTGCCCGCGTGAGGAGCACCTGCCGAGCCCAGCCAGGTGAGCCCCTGGCGGCCCACGGCTACTCTGGATCTGGAAAGGTCATGGGGGAATGCAGTCCCACCTCTTCTCAGTCTGGGTGAAGGTCACCGTGTCTTCCAGGGAGGTCTGGGTGGGCAGCAGGTGGCTGGTGTGCTCTGGAGTCAactcctggctctgccttctaTTTGCAGTTAACCTGGAGCAAATTATTCAACCAGTCTGCAGAATAGGGACAGTAACCGTAGTTAGACCAACATGGTAGTTCCCAAACATGGCTACACTTCAGAATCACCCAGGGACATTTTGACGTGCCGTGTGGAGCATAGGTCAACCTGCAGAGTCGGAGGGTGCAGTCTCCACACAAGCCTGCTCTTACTTTTGACACCAGGTGCAACAAAGAGGGCCTCCCAAACCACGCTTGGTCAATTTTGCCAGAAGGACTTAGAGAAGTCGCCGAAGGCTGCTACGCTCACAGTTCCAGTTTATTACAGGGAAAGATACAGATTAAGATGAGCCAAGGGAAGAGACATGTACTAAGGCAGAGTTCAGGAGAATGGCCCCCTCCCCATGGAATCAGGACAGTGTTACTCTCCTGGCACTGATGAGTAATGATATGTATGAAGATTGCCAACCaggcctgggcacggtggctcatgcctataatcccagcactttaggaaggctgaggtgggcagatgacttgagcctagtgcaagaccagcctgggcaatgttcaaagtcagtcctggctgggcgcggtggctcatgcctgtaatcccagcactttgggaggccgaggcaagtggatcacaaggtcaggagatcgagaccatcctggctaacacagtgaaaccccgcctctactaaaaatacaaaaaatgagccaggcatggtggtgcacacctttaatcccagctactctaggaggatcacttgaacttgggaggtggagctgcagtgagccaagatcatgccactgcactccagcctgggcagcagagtgagactccgcctcaaaaaaaaaaaaaagattgccaaACGGGCATGACATCCATGTCTAAATGGTGGAGTCCCCCCAAGAACTGTAAACACCAAAGCCTGCAGAACAGCCAGCCTTGGTTTGAGTGCTGTTTCTTTTGGGGGCAGCTGTATGCTCACCAGCGTGCAAGGGATGGGGAGAAGTCCTTCCTCAAAACCAGCAGGCGTCTAGCTTTTAAGCGAGGTCATCCTCGGGGGCCTTGGAGCAGGGCTTCCTGCAGAGCAAGTGTCCGTGGGTTGCTGCCACACTGTCACTGTGTGGAATCGCTATGAAAACAGATGACACACAAGGCACTCTGGGAGGTGATGGTGGGACAGAGACACTGGGAGCAACTCGAGCCAGGCCCTGCAGACCCTGCGGTGAGGGGAAGGAACGGGCGGGAGGAACGTCTCATCTGGTGCTGGTTTAATCTCTTGAGAAGCTGAGCTGGGGGCAGGGTCTTCCCGCAGCAAATAGGGGCAGGATCAGCGTGAGGTCCTGccatgagagagggcatcccggCCAGCCTGGTAGGGTACTGGGGTAGATGCCAGAGAAGGGTTTTGTGCCCAACATGCTCTCTGTGGTTAGGGCCTGGGAAAGGCCAGGGTGTGTGCCACTAACCCTTGGCCATTCTCCCGGCTCATGCTTTCCTGGGCCCCTCACCCCTGGGATAGGGGCAGAAGATCCCTGGGTGCACTCTACCTCCAGCACAAGAAGAGACTGTGGAAGATGAGCTTTCTTGCCGGAGGGAGCCGAGCCGCTTCCCACGATCCTGCGGCACTGGGTGGTGGCACTGATCCCTGTGTGTGGGCTCAGCTTGAGGTCATAGGAACCCTGTCAGGAGCTGGCCCAAGCTGAAACATTAATTTCCTCAGTGAGCCAGCGGCTGCTGATACAAATGCTGAAAGCTGTACCCAGCGAAGGCGGCCACTCTTAGCTGGGATTGCTTCTCAATGGAAGCTGCTGGCTCAGCCGCTAACTCAGACCCAGCCAAGCCTTCGAGTCCATAAGGGGACACGGTGGCAGGCAAGGAGAGCCCAAGAACAAGCATCAAGCTGGTGAACACAGGGTGTTTGGGCTCACAGAGGCCAGCCTGAATAGGAACaccgtttttcttttttttctttttttttttttttgagacagtctcgctctgtcacccaggctggagtgcaatggtgcgatctcggctcactgcaacctccgcctctcaggttcaagcaattctcgttcctcagcctcttgagtagctgggattacaggcgcgtgccaccacatctggcttgcttttctcttttacagcttttctgttttcttttttttgagacggaacctTGCtcttctcccccaggctggagtgcaatggcacgatctcggctccctgcaacctccgcctcctgggttcaaacgattctcttgcttcagcctcctgagtagctgggattacaggcacctgccaccacgcccagctaatttttgtatttgtagtagagacggggtttcaccatgatggccaggctggtctcaagctcctgacctcaggtgatccacccgcctcagcctcccaaagtgctgggattacaggtgtgagccactgcacccagcattctggtttttttttgtttgtttgtttttgtttttttaaatctgctCTCTTTGGAGAAAAATCAGACCTGCCAAATTTCTTGATTCCCTGAGGAGATTCCAAGAGGATACTGGCATTTCCTAATTCCCTGTTGCTGTCCTCTAGGTCATTTAGGAACCTGGGGAATGTTGCCTGTGGGAAATGGAGGTGCCTCCCACCCCAGGCCAGCCGGGATGGGCAGGATGAAGGGGCCCATGCTGCTGGCCTCAGGCAGCTAAGACCATCTCTCGTCTGGAGGCTCAGACTGCCCCCTGCCTACCCTCCAGGTTGGAGGCTCCCTCTCCCCGGGCCCTGCCCTGTCGGCTGGACCTGGTGAACTCTCCCAGGGATTACTCTGATCCCAGGGGCCCCGGAAGGGGAGCATGCCTGGTGTCTTGGTTGTGACCTTCCGGCTGCTTCACCCTGGACTggctcagcttccccatctggaCAACGAGTGGAAATCGTATTACTCATAGCACTTGAATAGAGATCAAATGATTGCCAGTTTCAGAAGCAGCTTTAAAAGGGGTAGCGATGGAGGACAGGGAGATGCTGATGATGATGGTTTTGGGGTGCTGTGGGCTGCATGGGCCTCTAGATGTCCCTCCTTAGCCCCTCCCTCTGAAAGGCCTGTCCACCCATGACTGCTGTTCCTCGGCGGGCACTTGCCCTGTGCCCACTGGAGTCGTCCTCAGTCTGTAATGGACTTGCTGTCATCAGCTCCATTTAGGGATGAGGAAGCAGACACACAGGACTGAGCCAGTCCCAGACCTGATGGGGGAGCTACTTCCAGACCCTGTCATCCCAGAGCCATGTCCCCAAGGCATTCTGGGCTGTGTGCTTCCTCGGCTGCCGCGCTGAGTCCAGGTTGCTCTTAAGTTTCTGCCATTGCCCTGCGTTCCAGCTGCTGCTTTCTCATGGGCTTGACAGCGACCCAGAGACACTCCGGCAGCCCGTCCTCGCCTGAGGCCGCCCCAGTCCCGTGGCTTCTGTCCCCTCACTATGACCCTGGGTTGTTCCCATGCTCTGCAAAGCTCCTCCTGTCCAGCTTCTGCCTGGACAGCTCAGAGTCCGAGTTCTCTTCAAAGGCAGAGAGTGAGCTGGGCTCTCCATAGAAGGGCCTGCAGCACAGAAGCCGACGCCCGGGCATGCCTGGCCTTTCCCAGGTCCCCAGGAAGTGGAACCACAGTGGCTGCAGGCCACTCTTGCTGCTCAGGCAGCCATTGCAGAGCTGTCAGGGCTGAGCCGGAGGAGAGCCCCCAACTCAGGCAGCTGCAGACGGGGCCTGTGATGTGGCTCTGAGTGGGAGGGGCTGAGCCCTGGAACCAGACAAGGCTCACGGGGAGCTGAGTGGAGCGCCCTCGACAAGGACGGGGCCAGGGAGGGTGGAAACAAAGCACGCCTGCCGCCTCCCCCACGCGGTGGGCCCTCCTGGTGACCGTGGCGCTGCTCACTGGGCCTCACTGCCTGCAGCCCCAACCAGCGCATCGGCCACCTAGAGTGTCCTCTGGCAGTGCCTGGGCCCAAGATGGCTTCTGTGGCCACCCCACTCCCCACGTTCCCCTCCCTGACTCTGCTCTCCCAGGCAGCAGTGGGGATCAGGGTGCTGGTGAGAAGTCCAGCTCTCGCTCGTCCCCACAAGCATGGCTGAGTCTCCTGCCTCCATGCTGGGCCCAACTGCCCCTGTCCTTGGAGGCCCCTTTCCATCCATCCTGCAAGACTCTGAGATAAGCTTCAGAAGCCACCAGGAGGTCCCCTGCACACTGTGGCCTCTGCACCCCAGATGATGGCCCCTGTTTGTCCACAAGCATTTGTTTTCCCTGTCCTGGCCGCTTGTTGGAACTCGTCGTAGGTGTGAGCATCTGCATCGAGTCCCCTGTCATTCCCACAGCTGTTTGTCATAGGTCCTGCTGTTATAGGGCACCCGCTGGGACTCTGAGAGGGGAGACAGTTGGCATCATATGAACAGCGAGTCAGGGCTGGAGCAGGACTTGAGCCCTGAATGTGCCGGGAAGCTGGCCACGGGCATCTTCACATCTGCGCCCCTGGCACAGAGCACAGGCTTGGCCAGCAGCTGCCCAGAAGCGGCGGGGAATTGCTGAGCTGGAACCTGAGTGACCTCCAGGGCAGCCCTTGCTCCAGTGTTGCGGTTGGATCCACAGCCTCGGGGACAGTAGCCAGCGGCCACAGGAGGCCCCGTTACCCACTAAGGGTGGTCTTGCTGTGAacattctctccttttccttctctcccactGGGTACCCCCTACTCCAGGCCCTTTAAGGCGCAGCCCCCCGACCCTTCTCTCCCACCTGCCTCCAGCATGGGGGGCTGCCGAATGCAAGGCAGGCGTCCAGCTGCCGACAGCATGTCTTCTCTTCACAGGTGTTTTTGGGGCCTGGCCACTGGGGTGCAGGGCAGGGCTCATTAATCCACTGTGGGCTCTGTCACTGCTGCAGGAGGGACAGTGCGGCACATTCCCTCCTGTCTTAGAAGAAGTTGCTACAGTTGCTCTGGGAAATCCCAGAGCACAGGCCTGAGGGTTTCTGCCAGCCTCGAGGGTTGGGCCTGGCTAAGCGAGTGCCCAGGATGGAGTCCGTCCGTCCAGGCGTCAGCAGTCATTCGTTCCTGTGCCAGCCTGGGGGATAGCACCATCCCACCCTCGATGGGGCAGGCTGCGTCCAGCGGGGCAGGCCCTACACCAACAACCCACAGGGTACACGTCGGCCAGGGCCTGCCGCACACAGGAAGTGCAGGGCGGCCGCTGACCCCTGTCCCCTCTGCAGGCTGGAGGGTTAGcccgtttcacagatgaggaggcCAGGCCCAGGGAGCACCTGCCAAAAATTAAAGGGCCCAGCCTGAGAGGGAACACAGGAGCCTGGCCCCGAGGCTCCCCAACCCCTGTGCTTCTGGCTGTCATCTGTATTCCTCTCAGCAACTCAGGGTGCCCTGGGGGACACCCCCAGGTAGGTGGGGTGGCTGTTCCAGGTAACAGGCCTTGCCCTGTAGGGACCACATGTCAGCATGTGGCGTGCTGGGACAGGGCCAAGACCGGAAGGCCCCAAAGGTTCGGGTTTGCTGTGTTAGAGCACCTCAGGATGGTTAGGGCCCCTGTGACCCCAGCTTCACACTTGTGAGGAGCTTGAAGGGATTTAGGGGCCTTCTCAGTCACCCAACCCAGCCTCTGTATCTGGAAACAACTTGACCACCTGGGGAGGGCAGCATTCCTGCAGAGTAGCCTTCAGAGAGCAGAGGGCCCAGCACTGTGAGGGATGGAGAGGTGTACCCCGCTTAAAGGGGACAGTCCCATGGAGCCTCAGTGCTGGCTTCAGTGTTTTAATTGAAATGTTACTAAGGTTACTTAGATACACACAAGCATGCAACTAGTAAAGCCCCTTATGTTCTTGTTCTTACACAACTGTAAAACGAACACGTACAGGTTAAATACAGCCAAAGCCAAAAACCCCGGACAGCGTCACCATTAATCACTGCTTTGCTGAGGCCCCTTGCCTCGTGGAGTGGATGAACACGCAGCGTTGCTAGAGCGCTCTGCCTGCCTGCGCCCCCCTGTGTAAGAAGACTCACCTTTTCCCGTTTCAGGGCCTCGGATGGTATGTGAGAGGGAACTTCTATGAGGGGAATTGGCTCACTTGgtgatggaggctgagaagccccaTGATAGGCTGCAAGCTGCAGAACCAGGAGAGCCGGGGGCAGTCCTCAGCCCAGCTACGGAGAACCAAGAgcctggggtggggatggggtggtgggcagcaagtctcagaggccaGAGGACCTGGAGCTCTGATGCCCGATGGCAGAGAAAGAGCAACCTAGCTCCAGAAGAAAGAAACCTGAATTCCCTTTTCCTTAGCTTTTTTTTCTACCAGGGCCCCAGCCCATCCTGTGGTGCTCACCTGCACTAAGGGCAGATCTTCCCCACCCGGGCCATGGCTCTGACGCTGGTTGCCTCTGGAAGCACCCACACAGACTCTCCGGGGCAGCCCAGCCATTCGAATCAAGTGCCAGGCCGCCTGGGTTTCCCTTCTAGGAGAAGAGGGCCAGGCTCCATGCCTGCTGCAGCACTGAGAATACGTAATGCATCCCCGGGGTCTGGGTATCCCcgaatccaatcaagttgacacctgaGTCATCCGAGTGTGGCGGATGAAAGCAGGCCTGGGGTGCCTGAATCACCGGACTGCGCTGCTGGTGAATGGTGGATCCAGCGTTCTCATGCCCAAGCCTCATGGGCAGCTGCCTCATTGTCATTTTGTTTCAGATCAGGTCAGAACAAAACAATGTGGCCACTGattgattttctctttctctcctccttccacAGCCCGCGGCCCTCAGTGTCACAGCGTGGCCTTGGCTTATGTGCCACAGCAGGAGCTAAGCGGGTCCTGGACCAGCTCTCCGAGAGGTGGAAGGGGCCCCGCCAGCTCTGGGGAGCAGCAGCCTTGGGCGGTTCGGAGCTTTAGGCACAAGAAGAGAAGCATCTCTTGCATCTGTGCCCCTGGGGGCCTCTTCAGCTTTGCAGTGGTTTATAGGAAGACATACCTCCCAGAGGGGCATGGACTGTCACCAGGACTGACCCCGGCGTCGGGAGGACACCTGCAGAGCCTTGAGATCACCTGTTTGGCAGGTCCTGGACTGGGGCCGGGCAGGCAGGGACAGGGAGGAGCCCCGGGTGGCTTTCGGGGCTGCAGCACTGCCACACATCCTTTTCCTCCCAGCCCACCCTGCTGGGGCACTACTGCCGTCTATAGATGGTGTCCCAGGCCTGGGAAACCAGGTTCCCAGGGGTTGAGACCAGAAGGTTGATGAGCAGAGAACCCAGGACAGATTTTATAAGGTGCAGAAACTACAGGGGGGCCTCAGTGACATCCACGAGGCAATAAGGCTAATTGCCTTATTTGCTAATAAGAGCAAAGGACACCCAGACCTCCAAGGTTTGTGGGCCCCTGCCACAAAGCTGTAAGTCCCAGCCCACCCACTGAGGGCCTTGCCCAGTGCTGTGGCctggtggggacacagatgcTCTGGCCACTCAGTGGAGCTGGGCCTGCAGCAGACTCAGGACTCCGAGTGCCCTGGGGGTCACCCCTCACATCCCCTCCTCAGAGCCCACCCTGAGAGGCAGCAGTGATGCCCGTGGCACACACGTGCCAACAGCACTGGGGGCTTCTCCCCGGGAGACCACGCTGCCCTCCAAGACAAGGGGCAGCTGTGAGCTGGAGATAGCAGAGGGACCCCAGGGAGTCCCCTGCAGACCCCACCAGGGCCGCATCTGTCTCAGTTTGGGGGACAGTGATGGGGCCCTCACCATCCTCTTGAATCTTGGCCCCCATTTGCGCCCTGAGCTCCAAGATAAGAATGGCCGTGAGAGAACTGCTGAACATTTGTTCATTGCTGTCACCTCCTGAATCACTGGGGTCCCTCAGCAGAACCTCCCTGACACCTGGGCTGTGGAGAGGTTGGTGCCTGTCAGTGACCATCCTAATGCCTCACTCACTCCTAACCCCCTGTTTGAGGGGGAGGGTGTTGGTGCCTTGACGGGGCTGGGTACGGTGTCCAAACTTGTGGCTTCCCAGGCACCTGCAGTGTGAACACTGCTTGACTGGCTCAGGGTTAGGGCTGCAGAGGGGGCTGTGCCACAAACCAGTTACTTAAGCAGCCCTGAGCGTCCCCATGCCTTGGTGCGGGTCCTGGAGGCCTCTTGGGGGTGGGACCTTTGGGCAGGGTTTGCCCACTGATGCGCCCCCCACCATGGGGCCCTGGCTACATGGGGCTCCTTGGACCCTATAGACCCCGCAGACCCCACCTGTGTCAGGCCGGTTGCCCGAAGACACTTGGCTGTGGTCCCCGGGGATGGCTTTGCTGGCACACTCAAGAGCCCGGCCGCGGGGGCTGCAGGGAGTGCACCTGGACCCGTGGCGTTGCTTCATTGAGATAAAGAACACTTATCACATAGCACAAAGGACGGGCCATGGTGCTTTCCCCAAAAGTTGTGTTGAGTTTTTATCAGTTTCCTAACTTAATAAAAAGAGTTGAGAAAATTCTTTGCCTGCCTTGTGTGCTGGTGTTAGTCTTGGAGACACTCCTGTTGGCTGACTTCAGTCCTGTCCCACCAGCCAAGGCTCAGGCCTGCCTGCTGGCGTCTGCCCTTCTCATGAGCTGGGAAGGGGGACCCACCCGGATGAGAGGTCTCCCCATTCCTGTCTCCTCCTGAAGTTACTTCAGAAGCCGTGAAGTTGATTCCGTGGAGAGCCCTGATCCTGTCTGCCCCTCCTCTGGAGGGCGATTCTCTCTTGGAAACTAGTAAATAGAAGCTGGGAACGTCATTCCATCCACTTGAAAAGGCAGAACCTCCAGTTGATGCTCCTTTGTCTGAAAATAACCCAAGCGCCTTTCAGAGGGGCAAAATGGCTCCAGGAGGCAGCTCTGCGGTCTGAGCGCCAGCTCATGGCACCATTGTGCCCACTGGTTGCACTGTGGGTCCTGGTCTACCTGCCCTCCTTGTGTGTTTTCATAGTTACCGTGAACCTCATGAGCTCAAGCATCTGCCCGCGGAGTAAACATCGTGTTCTATGTTTTGTGGTCTCACCTTCAGGCGCCCCTCAGACAGCGGGCAGCCCAAGAAGGTCATGCTGTGGCGCAGCCTGCGCGCGGGGTGGCTGTGCTGTGAACGGGAACCCGGAGGTGCCCCAGCACGGTGGCTCTCAGCGGTGGCTTCCATGGTGCTCAGTGGTGTGCTGGCCCACAAAATCCAAATGGCGCCTTCACAGTGTAAGAAGTGCTCTGATGCTGGCGTAGGGGCGTGACGTCACATTCCTTAGAAAATGGAATGATCTTGAGTGGGTTTGTCTCAGAGGTGAGTATAGTGCGTGTACAAGGGCCAAGAGCAGAGGGCCTCGTCCCTCCCCCTGCCCAGAGGTGCAGCCCTGGGAGGGGCGTCCTAGGACTCGTCTCGCACTGTCGGCTCCTGCAGCAGTGGTGGGGACCACAGGTGAACGCCACCACTTCCATACAGGCCTGAGCGCTTCACTCTGGCCAGCGCTTCACATCCAAAGCCAGAAGTTGGCTCCAGCTAGAGTCCTGTGAGTACAGCTCAGACAGCAGCAGAGGTGAAGTTCCCTGTCACACAGTCACAGGGTGAGTGTGAGCCGGCCGTGGCCCACGGGGCCCCAGCGTTGCaccccaccccctctctccctgcTCTGCCGTCTTCCATGCAATGCAGCGGTTTCCTGGTCCACCCTGGCCATCCCAGCCCCGGCTGTCCCATCTGCATTCCAGCcagtgggaaggggaggagagaaagtGATGGGCAAGCCTGTTTTAAGGGCATGGCCCAGAAGTTGCACCATAACTTCTGCATTCTCCCGGCAGCTAGAACTCAGTCACATCCATGCCTGATTGCGAGCGGGACTGGAAAGTGC encodes:
- the LOC105488364 gene encoding kelch-like protein 25; its protein translation is MSVSVHETRKSRSSTGSMNVTLFHKASHPDCVLAHLNTLRKHCMFTDVTLWAGDRAFPCHRAVLAASSRYFEAMFSHGLRESRDDTVNFQDNLHPEVLELLLDFAYSSRIAINEENAESLLEAGDMLQFHDVRDAAAEFLEKNLFPSNCLGMMLLSDAHQCRRLYEFSWRMCLVHFETVRQSEDFNSLSKDTLLDLISSDELETEDERVVFEAILQWVKHDLEPRKAHLPELLRSVRLALLPSDCLQEAVSSEALLMADERTKLIIDEALRCKTRILQNDGVVTSPCARPRKAGHTLLILGGQTFMCDKIYQVDHKAKEIIPKADLPSPRKEFSASAIGCKVYVTGGRGSENGVSKDVWVYDTVHEEWSKAAPMLIARFGHGSAELENCLYVVGGHTSLAGVFPASPSVSLKQVEKYDPGANKWMMVAPLRDGVSNAAVVSAKLKLFVFGGTSIHRDMVSKVQCYDPAENRWTIKAECPQPWRYTAAAVLGSQIFIMGGDTEFTAASAYRFDCETNQWTRIGDMTAKRMSCHALASGNKLYVVGGYFGTQRCKTLDCYDPTSDTWNCITTVPYSLIPTAFVSTWKHLPA